One Echinicola strongylocentroti DNA window includes the following coding sequences:
- a CDS encoding RNA polymerase sigma factor: protein MQEDQLITGLRAKEKQTVDYLYEKYSRALFAVISRVINDHDIAEEVFHDAFVKIIRRIDSYDESKGRLYTWMANVCRNAAIDKTRSKEFSKGSKTNTIDNYVYGLEGASGTAEAVDGIGVKELITALNEEQRFVVECIYFKGYTHSEISEEFEIPLGTVKSRIRAALGVLKKNINQI, encoded by the coding sequence TTGCAAGAAGACCAACTCATAACAGGATTACGAGCTAAGGAAAAGCAGACTGTGGACTATTTGTACGAAAAATATTCCAGGGCCTTATTTGCCGTTATATCCCGTGTAATCAACGACCACGACATCGCTGAGGAAGTCTTTCATGATGCTTTTGTCAAAATCATCCGGCGAATCGATAGTTATGATGAGTCCAAAGGAAGGCTCTACACCTGGATGGCCAATGTCTGCAGGAATGCAGCCATTGACAAGACCCGCTCCAAAGAATTTTCTAAGGGTAGTAAGACCAATACGATAGACAACTACGTATATGGATTGGAAGGAGCGTCGGGGACTGCAGAGGCAGTTGATGGAATCGGCGTAAAGGAACTCATTACAGCATTAAATGAGGAGCAACGATTCGTGGTTGAATGTATTTATTTTAAAGGCTACACCCATTCCGAGATTTCTGAAGAATTTGAAATTCCACTGGGAACAGTGAAATCCAGGATTCGTGCGGCCTTAGGAGTATTGAAAAAGAATATTAATCAAATTTAG